The Campylobacter concisus sequence AAGTTAGAGCTACTCTTATCTTGATATCCTAAAGATATTACAGCTGTATCAGAGTGAGCATGAATATCTTTAGTGCTATAAACCTTACTTAGATCATTTGAATAAAGTATAAATTTAGTATCTCCTTTATTCTCTTTGTCTATTGGGATATTAAATGTAGCTGTATATGAGTTCTTGATATCTGAGTCTTCATTTTTTACTAAAGATATACTCTCATATATACTTTTATCAAAGCAGTGATGAAGATATATCTTATCTATATCTTCACTTACCTTGCCATCTTCGTTTTCAATGATGAGATTATTTATTGTAAGAGTAAGACCTGAACTTGATGCTGATGTAGGTACTATATTATTGCCATGAGCTAGACGAAGCTTTATGTCAAACATGGCTGAATCTTTATCATCTCTTAGGGTAAAGTTATTCTCTTTAGCAAAATTTAATAAAGAGAAATTTAGGTGTTTGTTGTTAGACGTTTGGTCTTCAAAGTACTTCATGCTTATAGCGCCATCTTCTAGCTTATACTCTATATCATCGCTATTTTGCTTTATGCTAATAAAGGTAGCACCATTTATCTTGTCTTCTTCATTTTTGTTTTCTTGATAGAGTATTACCGTATCTTTGCTCTTTGCATTTTTAAATTTTATCTCTTCATTTTTACTATCTTCGTAAGAGTCAAATTTAAAGTCAGTAAGTATTAGCTCGCATAAATTTGCCTTGCCATAGTTTGGACTACTAGAATTTAGCTCTTTTGGATTTAGCTCACTGCAATCAAATGGAGTCTGACTAGCTAGCACAACGGTAAATTCGCTCTTTTTAGGTTGAAAGACTCTAATAGGAGTTGTCATCTTTCTTGGGCATAGCAAGAGTATATTTTCTTGTTTATAAAATTCCTCCTCTCTTTGCCTTAAGAGCTTATTTATTCTTGAAGTATTTGAAGCATTTGAGCTGATTAAATTTACGCAGTATATATTTTCAAGGCCAAAGGTCTTTGTACTTTGAGCGCTTAATAAAGAATTTATCTTTGTAACAAATGGCTGAAATAAAGCCTCACATTTTGATGTATCTGATGCATTTAAATTTGATCCATTTTCTTGAAGTTTCATAAATTCTAAATGAGTGATGTTTTGGATGATCTCTTTATTGTTTTGGTTTTTTGATTTATATTTTACTTTGGATATATTTAAATGGCTAAAAACATCTATACACTCGGCAAAATTAATATTTTGTTCATCGCTTTCATAAAGCCCAAACTGAGTTGAAATTTTTTCTCGTAAAAGAGATATTTTATTGCTTGCTTCATCACTAAAGCTCTCATATGCTAGACAAAACCAAGCTTTAAAACGATTTTTGCTTTTGATGTAGCTTGCTAGGGATGGATCAATATTACTTTTCTTGCTGATATAAAGAAGTGCTAAAAGCGCGACATGCTCTCTTGAAATTTGACTGTTTTGCGTATCGGAAGTAAGTGAAAGGGCTTGTAAATTTTCAAGTAGCGAGTTATTTAATTTTTGATTTATCTCTTGGATTAGCGGCGTAAGCTTTTGCTCCAAGATGGCATTTAGCTGATCTTCCGAGCTAAATTCAAACTCAGGCAAAGTATCGGCACTTCCAGACTTTGCATAAGCCCCTTTTGCGGCATCATTTATCTTTTTAAAAAGTTCATCTGTATCTATCTTTTCTATGGTAGTCGTGCTCGTGGTGCTAGCGATAGTTTGCTTAACATCTTTTATGACTTTGTCTTTGTTATTTTTATAAATTTGAGTACAAATAAGTTCTATATCATCTTTTAAACTAAAGCCATATCCAATAAGTAACTTGCTGTTAGATATAAATGGTCTGCTTATGTCATTGTCATATGAAAATTTTATGATATCTATTAAATTTCTTTTAAAATTTACATCATTTCTGGGCGTTAGAGGCATTAAACTTCCTTGGAAATTTTTGCTAAATATTAGCACAAACTTAAAAAGTATTCAACAATAAAACTTTATAGTAAAAATTTATATCAAAAACATAAATTTGCATATTTTTGTTTTTGGTTAGACTACTTAAAAGGGCTTGTAAATTTAAAGCGCCTTTATAAACTCTTTAAATTTATCGCCTCGCTCGGCATAGCTCTTAAACTGATCAAGGCTTGCAGCTGCCGGGCTAAGAAGTGCTATCTCGCTGGTCTTTAGCTCTTTATTTATCTCATTGACAGCATTTTGTAAAAAATCGCATTTTAAAGCCGGTATGCCAAATTTAGTCGCTAATTTCATGAGTTTGTCACTATTTGAGCCAATGGCGTAAATTTTTACTCTTAAGCTCTTTAAGTCTTCAAAAAGTGGCGTCATATCAACACCCTTATCATCGCCACCAAGTATTAGATGTATGAAATGATCTTTGTAGCGCTTTACGGCCTGTATGCTCGCGTCTATGTTAGTCGCTTTTGTGTCATTGACCCAGATTCTGCCATTTTTATCATTAAATTCTTCGAGCTTGTTTGCTTCAATAACAAAGGTATTTAAAAGCGCGACATCGCATCGGTCAAATAAAATTTTCTCCACCGCTAATGCAAGCAGTGCATCAAGCAAAAATGGCGTTTTAAAATTTATATCATCTATGCTTACACCACAAAATTTAGCCAGATCACTCTCGTCTTTGTAAGCGATCACTTTTGCCCTTGTTGGCGTGTTGGCGTAAATTTCAGGCACGATCGCCACGCTACTTTCGCTCATGCTAGCAAGCGGCTTTAGCTTAGCCTTTTCGTACTCGCTCATGTCGCCATGCCAGCTTAGATGATCTGGAGTGATCGGCAAAAGCACGTAGATGCCCGGTGTGGCGTGATTTGTGTAGTGAAGAGTGAATGAGCTAGTCTCAAGTATCCAAATTTTAGCGTTTGAGTCTAAATTTGCCAGTGCAATGCCAACGTTTCCACCCATGACTGAGCCTTTGCTCTCTAGCAAATGCTGCATCATTTTTGTGGTCGTCGTCTTGCCGTTTGTGCCGCTTATCCAGATATTAAATGGCAGATTTTCTTTATAAATTTCATAAAAATAGTCATACTCGCTAACTAAATTTCTAGCTTTTTTAATAAGCTCGTGATGAGGCGGGATACCTGGGCTTGGTATCTCTAGGCCGCTTTTTGCTGGATCAAATTCGCTAACT is a genomic window containing:
- a CDS encoding glycoside hydrolase family 19 protein — protein: MPLTPRNDVNFKRNLIDIIKFSYDNDISRPFISNSKLLIGYGFSLKDDIELICTQIYKNNKDKVIKDVKQTIASTTSTTTIEKIDTDELFKKINDAAKGAYAKSGSADTLPEFEFSSEDQLNAILEQKLTPLIQEINQKLNNSLLENLQALSLTSDTQNSQISREHVALLALLYISKKSNIDPSLASYIKSKNRFKAWFCLAYESFSDEASNKISLLREKISTQFGLYESDEQNINFAECIDVFSHLNISKVKYKSKNQNNKEIIQNITHLEFMKLQENGSNLNASDTSKCEALFQPFVTKINSLLSAQSTKTFGLENIYCVNLISSNASNTSRINKLLRQREEEFYKQENILLLCPRKMTTPIRVFQPKKSEFTVVLASQTPFDCSELNPKELNSSSPNYGKANLCELILTDFKFDSYEDSKNEEIKFKNAKSKDTVILYQENKNEEDKINGATFISIKQNSDDIEYKLEDGAISMKYFEDQTSNNKHLNFSLLNFAKENNFTLRDDKDSAMFDIKLRLAHGNNIVPTSASSSGLTLTINNLIIENEDGKVSEDIDKIYLHHCFDKSIYESISLVKNEDSDIKNSYTATFNIPIDKENKGDTKFILYSNDLSKVYSTKDIHAHSDTAVISLGYQDKSSSNFCYSNKVSLRDITDHITNVISDSEYPFKTNEPISLKAIYKQEKGSKRYKEILWGYKVINSKEYDELSKLSPKDAVGLKDQKGKEITFKISDVIQKDDLDKLKQGGHTIVFFAYLEGDKDKFKFYTRYGKNHIRIDIKIPLYIRFSNDKLVIYEFEHAIKEKAFDAKLKLSDNKDDALIKNDNYLYINKDISSNEINIYEDDKLSKELKSDEKTNKSYQIYAKEESSSNNQSNADKDDKLGINLLSKEDMDKFINSFNESKSLTRVDSGMWEDGDEGINVLIEIKDYPFTLDMLKQVFTNIKTNQEYILQEMVDELNRRDDDGIQMYVKYKLNTRNRLEHFFGQCAVEVESSFPKLTESLDYSVEGLVRSNIGYFKNNYDRSKDVGRIKDTKGKIIQKADQEAIANRGYADENRPKDLRLGNTEEGDGWKYRGRGIIQITGREIYTEFNTFAHEVKLVGDEISFVDNPELVAENKTYAFVSAAFFWIHKYRMIYKIADESKVDSENEDVVNKITKKVNGGTDEKSRTKRINSYKRIREANIFKKFK
- the murD gene encoding UDP-N-acetylmuramoyl-L-alanine--D-glutamate ligase, which gives rise to MRKSLFGYGGTIKAIAKNFIKDGFWDIYDDKFSEISKDEFGNVLLPVSEFDPAKSGLEIPSPGIPPHHELIKKARNLVSEYDYFYEIYKENLPFNIWISGTNGKTTTTKMMQHLLESKGSVMGGNVGIALANLDSNAKIWILETSSFTLHYTNHATPGIYVLLPITPDHLSWHGDMSEYEKAKLKPLASMSESSVAIVPEIYANTPTRAKVIAYKDESDLAKFCGVSIDDINFKTPFLLDALLALAVEKILFDRCDVALLNTFVIEANKLEEFNDKNGRIWVNDTKATNIDASIQAVKRYKDHFIHLILGGDDKGVDMTPLFEDLKSLRVKIYAIGSNSDKLMKLATKFGIPALKCDFLQNAVNEINKELKTSEIALLSPAAASLDQFKSYAERGDKFKEFIKAL